From Toxorhynchites rutilus septentrionalis strain SRP chromosome 2, ASM2978413v1, whole genome shotgun sequence, a single genomic window includes:
- the LOC129771050 gene encoding protein hunchback — translation MQNFDSIMNSALPQPQLPAENWYDMTIKSEPLENAGSYNQSFQHQSHHHNPSHQDTPMSHSNPTSPQSVDSMDSMSSRSQYFESKASSHPAVMHGGYNPLGFNPLTPPGYAGMFVPPQQHLARQTTPNRNFGKQDTAFVSSSLTPTHTPPMDVTPPKSPKEVAQTPEKGGEEHSSDCEEFFDGSDDEDGIRKPKINSHGKVKKFKCKQCDFVAVTKLSFWEHTRGHIKPEKMLTCTQCPFVTEYKHHLEYHMRNHDRSKPFQCPKCSYSCVNKSMLNSHMKSHSNVFQYRCADCNYATKYCHSLKLHLRKYQHKPDVVLNVDGTPNPYPIIDVYGTRRGPKTKSQKHADLKTETQQQAPQFSAAPLTPASHQPVMSQAPFTPPSSQADNMPRNILPLNLLRNPLAHMFKNAASNNLPLFPYMNLNFQMFADQQAAIAQLSPNYHQPFAGLYQQADKPIDEDAESSSKSNSSPSSSSSFTAPTAAAVSAATTTLGEELLKQITAAAADSSDPKPESHTPSCDAEMESSPTDYSREQTTVAKPPTSEIHSPSVKTTSMVSKNRRKGRAFKLERMNGYAQTTPMEHSDTEHSEGEPSPVTKRQDQQPQQQQQQKLPTESKETTTTMVSSGVQTNPSRLFRCKYCGISFENDAMYAIHMGYHGYDDVYKCNMCGEKCNDQLGFFLHIAQKAH, via the coding sequence ATGCAGAATTTCGATTCAATCATGAACAGCGCGCTTCCACAGCCGCAGTTGCCGGCCGAGAATTGGTACGATATGACCATTAAAAGTGAGCCATTGGAGAACGCAGGCAGTTACAACCAAAGCTTCCAGCATCAAAGCCACCATCACAATCCGTCTCACCAGGACACCCCGATGTCCCATTCGAACCCAACGTCCCCCCAGAGCGTTGACAGTATGGATTCTATGAGCAGCCGGAGTCAGTACTTTGAATCGAAAGCCAGCAGTCACCCAGCAGTGATGCACGGAGGATATAACCCACTTGGGTTCAATCCCTTGACCCCGCCCGGATACGCGGGAATGTTCGTACCTCCACAGCAACATCTTGCCAGACAAACCACACCTAATCGCAACTTTGGCAAGCAAGATACGGCGTTCGTTTCTTCCTCGTTGACCCCAACGCATACGCCACCGATGGACGTAACGCCCCCAAAGTCCCCCAAAGAGGTTGCCCAAACTCCGGAGAAGGGCGGAGAAGAACACAGCTCCGATTGTGAGGAATTCTTCGATGGAAGCGATGACGAGGATGGAATCCGCAAACCAAAGATTAATTCCCACGGGAAGGTGAAGAAATTCAAGTGCAAACAGTGCGACTTTGTGGCAGTAACCAAACTCAGCTTCTGGGAACACACCCGGGGTCACATTAAGCCGGAAAAAATGCTCACCTGCACGCAGTGTCCCTTCGTTACCGAGTACAAGCATCATCTGGAGTACCACATGCGGAACCACGACCGCTCGAAGCCATTCCAATGCCCTAAGTGCAGTTACAGCTGCGTgaacaaatccatgctgaactcCCACATGAAGTCCCACTCGAATGTGTTTCAGTATCGATGCGCGGATTGCAATTACGCTACCAAATACTGCCATAGCCTGAAGTTGCACCTCCGGAAATACCAACACAAACCGGACGTTGTGTTGAACGTGGATGGCACTCCAAACCCCTACCCCATAATCGATGTCTACGGAACCCGTCGGGGACCTAAAACGAAATCGCAAAAACATGCCGACCTGAAGACGGAAACACAACAGCAAGCACCGCAGTTCTCCGCAGCACCGCTAACGCCAGCGTCTCATCAACCCGTGATGAGCCAAGCCCCATTCACACCTCCGAGCAGTCAAGCCGATAACATGCCCCGGAACATCCTGCCGCTCAACCTTCTACGAAATCCTTTGGCGCACATGTTCAAAAATGCCGCCTCAAACAATCTCCCGCTGTTCCCCTACATGAACCTGAACttccagatgtttgccgatcagCAAGCGGCCATCGCGCAACTTTCCCCCAACTACCATCAACCTTTCGCCGGCTTGTACCAGCAAGCCGACAAGCCTATCGATGAGGACGCAGAAAGTAGCTCGAAATCAAACTCCTCGCCGTCATCCTCTTCCTCATTCACGGCACCGACCGCTGCCGCCGTCTCTGCCGCCACGACCACCCTTGGCGAGGAACTACTCAAACAAATCACAGCCGCAGCAGCGGACAGCTCCGACCCCAAGCCGGAATCGCACACGCCATCGTGTGATGCCGAGATGGAGTCGTCCCCAACTGACTACTCGCGGGAGCAGACGACCGTCGCAAAACCTCCGACCTCCGAAATCCACAGTCCTTCAGTGAAGACTACCTCCATGGTGAGCAAAAATCGCCGCAAAGGTCGTGCCTTCAAGCTGGAACGGATGAATGGTTACGCGCAGACGACGCCGATGGAGCATTCGGACACGGAACACTCGGAAGGGGAACCGTCGCCGGTTACCAAGCGGCAGGATCAGCaaccgcagcagcagcagcagcagaaactGCCAACCGAGTCGAAGGAAACGACAACGACCATGGTTAGCAGCGGGGTACAGACGAACCCGTCGAGGCTGTTCCGCTGCAAGTACTGCGGGATCAGCTTCGAGAACGATGCGAtgtacgctatccacatgggaTACCACGGGTACGACGATGTGTACAAGTGCAACATGTGCGGCGAGAAGTGCAACGATCAGCTAGGGTTCTTCCTGCATATCGCCCAGAAGGCGCACTGA